The Gemmatimonadota bacterium genome has a window encoding:
- a CDS encoding MoaD/ThiS family protein, with amino-acid sequence MRIIVKCFAGCKDAVGAASVEVDLPAGTTVGEAFAELVDAYPALASYDRSVMLAVNREYADRQSVLADGDELACIPPVSGGGDADYPS; translated from the coding sequence ATGCGGATCATCGTCAAATGTTTCGCAGGATGCAAGGACGCGGTAGGCGCGGCGTCGGTCGAGGTGGATCTCCCGGCGGGGACCACCGTTGGCGAGGCCTTTGCGGAGCTTGTCGATGCCTATCCCGCCCTGGCGAGCTACGACCGGAGCGTGATGCTGGCCGTGAACCGCGAATACGCCGATCGGCAGTCCGTGCTGGCTGACGGAGACGAACTGGCGTGCATTCCGCCCGTGAGCGGCGGCGGCGATGCGGATTATCCCTCGTGA
- a CDS encoding molybdenum cofactor biosynthesis protein MoaE produces the protein MRIIPRERRPGPIARVKFVASGDERHSWHESSQRGRFKRVYKITSEYIKPDALFEWSLKPHHGAVVTFAGTVRDHSDGRRTLRLEYEAYAEMAEAKMREVGEEIREKWGIEDVAMIHRVGTLEIGEISILISVATPHRKNAFEACSYAIDRVKQIVPVWKKEIRADGEREWVERNT, from the coding sequence ATGCGGATTATCCCTCGTGAGCGGCGGCCCGGTCCGATAGCGAGGGTGAAGTTCGTCGCCAGCGGCGATGAACGTCATAGTTGGCACGAATCCTCCCAAAGAGGCAGGTTCAAGCGCGTGTACAAGATCACGAGCGAATACATCAAGCCGGACGCTCTCTTCGAATGGTCCCTCAAGCCCCACCACGGAGCGGTGGTCACCTTCGCCGGTACCGTGCGGGACCACTCGGACGGCCGGAGGACCCTGCGCCTGGAATACGAGGCCTACGCCGAGATGGCCGAAGCCAAGATGCGGGAAGTGGGCGAGGAAATCCGCGAGAAATGGGGCATCGAAGACGTCGCCATGATCCATCGCGTCGGCACGCTCGAAATCGGGGAGATCAGCATCCTCATCTCCGTGGCGACCCCCCACCGTAAAAACGCATTCGAGGCCTGTTCCTACGCGATCGACCGCGTCAAGCAGATCGTGCCCGTCTGGAAGAAGGAGATCCGGGCAGACGGGGAGCGGGAATGGGTGGAACGCAATACCTGA
- a CDS encoding cysteine desulfurase produces the protein MINLDHGAAPPVDPRVIEVMEPCLREFAGNPSSLHRAGVEARNALEQARGRVSGLIGADPGEIIFTASGTEADNLAVKGIAQASTKRGRHLVVSSIEHHAVLYAARAMERQGFAITEVPADGDGVVQPDQVARAMRDDTVLVSVMCANDETGTIQPVREIAEIARRNGAVMHTDAVAAVGRMPVDVLNLNVDALSLTAKSLNGPPGAGALYVKAGTRLRPQVEGGVQEDGRRGGHENIPAIVGFGRAAELAADELPARIDRLKRLDESLLRGLRDRLPDAAINGHSDLRLPGHLNLWIPEADGESAVLMLDARGVAVSVGSSCAAHAAKPSHVLLALGRTAAEARCSLLITVGPDTEESEVGAALDALSEVVGELRAIAGVTA, from the coding sequence ATGATAAACCTGGACCACGGCGCGGCGCCACCGGTTGACCCCCGTGTCATCGAAGTGATGGAGCCCTGCCTCCGCGAATTCGCCGGGAATCCGTCGAGCCTTCACCGGGCCGGTGTGGAGGCACGTAACGCCCTGGAACAGGCGCGCGGCCGGGTATCGGGACTGATCGGCGCCGATCCCGGCGAGATCATATTCACGGCGAGCGGCACCGAAGCGGACAACCTGGCCGTCAAGGGGATTGCGCAGGCGAGCACGAAACGCGGGCGGCACCTGGTCGTTTCGAGTATCGAGCATCACGCCGTGCTGTATGCCGCGAGAGCCATGGAACGGCAGGGGTTCGCCATTACGGAGGTCCCTGCCGACGGGGACGGCGTCGTGCAGCCCGACCAGGTTGCGCGGGCCATGCGGGACGATACCGTCCTCGTTTCCGTCATGTGTGCCAACGATGAGACGGGCACGATCCAGCCCGTGCGCGAAATCGCCGAGATCGCCCGCCGGAACGGCGCGGTCATGCATACCGATGCCGTGGCCGCCGTGGGGCGCATGCCCGTCGACGTTCTCAATCTGAACGTGGATGCCCTGTCCCTTACCGCCAAATCCCTGAACGGTCCGCCAGGCGCCGGAGCCCTCTACGTGAAGGCCGGCACCCGTCTGCGTCCCCAGGTGGAAGGAGGCGTCCAGGAAGACGGCCGTCGAGGCGGACACGAGAACATCCCGGCGATCGTGGGTTTCGGCAGGGCGGCTGAGTTGGCGGCGGATGAATTGCCTGCCCGGATCGACCGATTGAAGCGGCTGGACGAATCGCTTTTACGCGGCCTGAGAGACCGCCTGCCGGATGCCGCCATCAACGGGCATTCCGATCTGCGCCTGCCGGGTCACCTCAACCTGTGGATACCGGAGGCCGACGGCGAATCCGCGGTCCTGATGCTCGACGCCCGGGGCGTCGCCGTTTCCGTCGGTTCCTCGTGCGCCGCCCACGCGGCCAAGCCGTCGCACGTGCTGCTGGCCCTGGGGCGGACGGCGGCCGAAGCCCGGTGCTCGCTGCTGATCACCGTAGGTCCGGACACCGAGGAATCCGAGGTCGGCGCGGCACTGGACGCGCTCTCTGAGGTCGTGGGAGAACTGCGCGCCATCGCCGGTGTGACGGCGTAG
- a CDS encoding sulfurtransferase TusA family protein has product MTLDTFGLLCPVPIMKTASAIREIAVGEVLEVLADDPQILEDMPAWCASNGHALLDTIEEGEEYRLFVKKVK; this is encoded by the coding sequence ATGACCCTCGACACCTTCGGCCTGCTCTGTCCCGTGCCGATCATGAAGACCGCGTCGGCCATCCGGGAGATCGCCGTAGGGGAAGTGCTGGAAGTGCTGGCCGACGACCCCCAGATCCTGGAGGACATGCCGGCCTGGTGCGCGAGCAACGGGCACGCCCTGCTCGACACCATCGAGGAAGGCGAGGAATACAGGCTGTTCGTAAAGAAGGTAAAGTGA
- a CDS encoding Mrp/NBP35 family ATP-binding protein translates to MRDVVDRLKQIMYPGFDRDIVSFGLVKNVQASNGHVAFSLAFSTQDESTRRQITLTAKEAVERMPGVQDVQITGPPPGQSATAQGPAGGPAGQQGQPGQPGKIELPGVKTIVAVASGKGGVGKSTVSVNLSVAMADAGASVGLLDADIYGPSIPTMMGVKDQPGVVGQKILPMIAHDIKMMSFGFLIPEDQSVTWRGPMVHQAVQQLLRDVLWGELDCLVIDMPPGTGDAHLTLTQSVPLTGGLVVTTPQDVALIDARRGVAMFQQVNVPILGIVENMSYFNCPHCGDRTDIFTTGGGKRASEALGVPFVGSLPIDPAVCLAGDQGTPIVRREPDSQQTEAFRRVAETLRTSIGV, encoded by the coding sequence ATGCGGGACGTGGTGGACCGGTTGAAGCAGATCATGTACCCGGGATTCGACCGCGACATCGTCTCCTTCGGCCTCGTGAAGAACGTGCAGGCCTCCAACGGTCACGTGGCCTTCAGCCTGGCCTTTTCCACCCAGGACGAATCCACGCGGCGCCAGATCACCCTGACGGCCAAAGAAGCCGTGGAGCGCATGCCCGGGGTGCAGGACGTCCAGATCACCGGGCCGCCGCCGGGACAGTCGGCCACGGCCCAGGGACCAGCGGGCGGGCCGGCGGGACAGCAAGGACAGCCCGGGCAGCCCGGAAAGATCGAACTGCCGGGCGTCAAGACCATCGTGGCGGTGGCCAGCGGCAAGGGCGGCGTGGGAAAGTCCACGGTCTCGGTGAACCTGTCCGTGGCCATGGCCGACGCCGGTGCCAGCGTGGGCCTGCTCGACGCCGATATTTACGGTCCCAGCATCCCGACTATGATGGGCGTCAAGGACCAGCCCGGCGTGGTGGGGCAGAAGATCCTGCCCATGATCGCCCACGACATCAAGATGATGTCATTCGGATTCCTGATCCCGGAAGACCAGTCGGTCACCTGGCGGGGTCCCATGGTCCACCAGGCCGTGCAGCAGCTTTTGCGCGACGTCCTGTGGGGAGAACTGGACTGCCTCGTCATCGACATGCCCCCGGGCACGGGGGACGCGCACCTGACGCTGACCCAGTCCGTGCCGCTGACCGGCGGCCTGGTGGTGACGACGCCCCAGGACGTGGCCCTGATCGACGCGCGGCGCGGCGTGGCCATGTTCCAGCAGGTGAACGTGCCCATTCTCGGCATCGTCGAAAACATGAGCTATTTCAATTGTCCCCACTGCGGCGACCGTACGGATATCTTTACAACGGGCGGAGGAAAGCGGGCCAGCGAGGCGCTGGGCGTGCCCTTCGTCGGTTCATTGCCCATCGATCCGGCGGTCTGCCTGGCGGGCGACCAGGGTACCCCCATCGTCCGGAGGGAACCGGACTCGCAGCAGACCGAGGCCTTCCGCAGGGTGGCGGAAACGCTCCGGACATCGATCGGGGTATGA
- a CDS encoding thiamine biosynthesis protein — protein sequence MSKPVKAVGLLSGGLDSTIAAAMLMRQGIEIQGLTFYTGFCVVEHNRRSKTRKRKKPVRNEALQAGAKLDLPVEMIDISGPDYLKVLTDPKYGYGKTVNPCIDCRIFMFRRARQYMDEIGAQFMFTGEVLGQRPMSQRRQPMNVIDRDAELDGLLLRPLSAKRLPPTVPEQEGWVDREKLGDIQGRSRQKQMEMAEEYGIEDYPSPAGGCCYLTDANFGRRILDFFEYEGKENLTMDDVMLLKIGRHFRVKSDVKVVMGREEGENKFLERYTPGRWRLETKDVTGPTTLVEGHPTDDDLRQIAGMTVRYAGSKADADTPVTCRYEDAERILEPSPVEESVLEAWRI from the coding sequence ATGTCCAAACCCGTGAAAGCAGTCGGATTGCTGTCCGGCGGACTGGACAGCACGATAGCGGCCGCCATGCTGATGCGGCAGGGCATCGAGATACAGGGACTCACGTTCTACACCGGCTTCTGCGTGGTGGAGCACAACCGCAGGTCCAAGACGCGGAAGCGCAAGAAACCGGTGCGCAACGAGGCCCTGCAGGCCGGCGCCAAGCTGGACCTGCCCGTCGAAATGATCGACATCTCCGGTCCGGACTACCTGAAAGTCCTGACCGATCCGAAATACGGTTACGGAAAAACCGTGAATCCATGTATCGACTGCCGCATCTTCATGTTCAGGCGGGCCCGCCAGTACATGGACGAGATCGGCGCCCAGTTCATGTTCACCGGCGAGGTCCTCGGCCAGCGGCCCATGTCCCAGCGCCGCCAGCCCATGAACGTCATCGACCGTGACGCTGAACTGGACGGCCTGTTGCTGCGGCCCCTTTCCGCGAAGCGCCTGCCACCCACCGTGCCGGAACAGGAGGGGTGGGTGGACCGCGAGAAACTGGGCGACATCCAGGGACGCTCCCGGCAGAAGCAGATGGAAATGGCCGAGGAGTACGGCATCGAGGACTATCCTTCACCCGCTGGGGGCTGCTGCTATCTGACCGATGCGAATTTCGGCCGGCGTATCCTCGACTTCTTCGAATATGAGGGCAAGGAAAACCTGACCATGGACGACGTGATGCTCCTCAAGATCGGTCGTCACTTCCGCGTCAAGTCCGACGTCAAGGTCGTGATGGGGCGGGAAGAAGGGGAAAACAAGTTCCTGGAGCGCTACACGCCGGGCCGGTGGAGACTGGAAACGAAGGACGTCACGGGTCCGACCACCCTGGTCGAAGGCCATCCCACCGACGATGACCTGCGTCAGATCGCGGGCATGACCGTGCGGTACGCGGGCTCGAAGGCGGATGCCGACACCCCGGTCACCTGCCGCTACGAAGATGCCGAACGCATACTCGAACCGTCCCCGGTCGAGGAGTCCGTGCTGGAGGCGTGGCGGATTTAG
- a CDS encoding HigA family addiction module antidote protein, with the protein MPMKNPPHPGKVVRISCLEPLGFSLTDGAKVLGVSHQALSNLVKCHSQISGDMAVRLAKAFGSTTETWIRLQAAYDAAHSGYKPH; encoded by the coding sequence ATGCCCATGAAGAACCCACCACATCCCGGCAAAGTGGTGCGCATCTCATGCCTGGAGCCGCTCGGCTTCAGCTTGACCGATGGCGCGAAGGTACTGGGCGTCAGCCATCAGGCGCTATCGAATCTGGTGAAATGCCATTCACAGATTTCCGGCGACATGGCCGTTCGCCTTGCAAAGGCTTTCGGCTCGACCACGGAGACCTGGATTCGTCTGCAGGCGGCTTACGACGCTGCACATTCCGGTTACAAACCACATTGA
- a CDS encoding carboxylesterase, with the protein MPFTDFRRHGRSPCKGFRLDHGDLDSSAGGLRRCTFRLQTTLTDLPVIERTSNNSAEVNASIIWLHGLGADGSDFAPIVPELGLPAACAVRFVFPSAPSIPVTINRGMVMPAWYDIMELGDSRRIDEAGLRASAGKVQALLRQEIDRGVPSERILLAGFSQGGAVCLEAGLSFQERIGGIIALSTYFPTAASVVAHPAQSRLPVLVCHGSMDPMLNESLGRAAARSLRRLGMEPEYHVYPMAHQVCPEEIVQIGQWIRTVLGT; encoded by the coding sequence ATGCCATTCACAGATTTCCGGCGACATGGCCGTTCGCCTTGCAAAGGCTTTCGGCTCGACCACGGAGACCTGGATTCGTCTGCAGGCGGCTTACGACGCTGCACATTCCGGTTACAAACCACATTGACCGATCTCCCCGTTATAGAACGCACATCCAACAATTCTGCCGAGGTCAACGCTTCCATCATCTGGCTGCATGGGCTGGGAGCGGACGGAAGCGATTTTGCGCCGATTGTTCCGGAACTGGGGCTGCCGGCGGCCTGCGCGGTCCGTTTCGTGTTTCCTTCAGCGCCTTCCATCCCGGTGACGATTAACCGGGGGATGGTGATGCCCGCATGGTACGATATCATGGAGTTGGGCGATTCCCGCCGTATCGACGAAGCCGGGTTGCGCGCTTCCGCCGGCAAGGTGCAGGCGTTGTTGCGACAGGAGATCGATCGGGGCGTGCCGAGTGAACGGATCCTGCTGGCGGGCTTCTCCCAGGGCGGCGCGGTATGTCTCGAGGCCGGGCTTTCATTCCAGGAACGGATCGGCGGCATCATTGCCCTGTCCACCTACTTTCCCACGGCCGCCAGCGTCGTCGCGCACCCAGCTCAGTCCAGGCTTCCCGTACTGGTCTGCCACGGATCAATGGACCCGATGCTGAATGAATCCCTGGGGCGCGCCGCCGCCAGATCCCTCAGGCGACTGGGCATGGAACCCGAATACCACGTGTATCCCATGGCCCACCAGGTGTGTCCAGAGGAAATCGTCCAGATCGGCCAATGGATCCGTACCGTACTGGGGACCTGA
- a CDS encoding amidohydrolase family protein, whose protein sequence is MIIDVSAWTGPWPALVNVPYDVASVRSSLRAYGVERVFMAPLGAAWSANPHLCNPVVYEAAEKYGDIGPVPVIDPTLPTWPAALSKATGHHAVRMIKLLPGYGKYDLAGADELFEEAGRASLVVMVQIRIDDPRRHHPMAQVPDVPARDVVEAAKRHPDLKLVMGGASAATLKGFVEELRGLPGLYADTSQVDGVDSVKMLVDAGIGGKLLFGSHAPVFMPAAAMARVLTDLQEDAAVGIMNDNAAGLLRA, encoded by the coding sequence ATGATCATCGACGTCAGTGCCTGGACCGGTCCGTGGCCTGCCCTGGTCAACGTGCCGTACGACGTCGCTTCGGTACGGTCCTCGTTACGCGCATATGGCGTGGAGCGGGTTTTCATGGCTCCCCTTGGAGCCGCCTGGAGTGCCAACCCGCATCTCTGCAACCCGGTCGTCTATGAAGCGGCAGAAAAGTATGGCGACATCGGCCCCGTACCGGTCATCGATCCGACGCTGCCCACATGGCCTGCGGCGTTGTCGAAAGCTACCGGTCATCACGCCGTCCGCATGATCAAGCTGCTGCCGGGTTATGGAAAATATGACCTGGCTGGGGCGGATGAGTTGTTCGAAGAGGCGGGCCGGGCGAGCCTGGTAGTGATGGTCCAGATCCGCATAGACGACCCGCGGCGACATCACCCGATGGCGCAGGTTCCCGACGTACCGGCAAGAGACGTGGTGGAAGCGGCGAAGCGCCATCCCGATTTGAAACTGGTCATGGGCGGAGCAAGCGCGGCTACTTTGAAGGGCTTCGTGGAGGAATTACGCGGATTGCCCGGTCTGTATGCAGACACTTCCCAGGTGGATGGGGTGGATAGTGTGAAGATGCTGGTGGACGCGGGAATTGGGGGCAAGCTGCTTTTCGGATCGCACGCTCCGGTGTTCATGCCGGCGGCGGCCATGGCGCGGGTACTCACCGATCTTCAAGAGGATGCGGCCGTGGGGATCATGAATGACAACGCGGCGGGATTGCTGAGGGCTTGA